In the Pseudoliparis swirei isolate HS2019 ecotype Mariana Trench chromosome 19, NWPU_hadal_v1, whole genome shotgun sequence genome, one interval contains:
- the LOC130210142 gene encoding uncharacterized protein LOC130210142, whose translation MTRLSMSFKLKSDILEKVAEEMFKYKAYPTDADFSDVAQALIKKHPCISETGSFNGCYGWKQHLKTKMGNYRTQLKGIGCSELLVNSFKSKAPGDALPAKNVKKPIRGEANHIPDIPTGETSDKLENERLSLLSEVKKRNNRTVIKSKMDKTFSVRRQEIVEKELGMEELKERWPALFSVDEINAEFTRITTVPLQPRFLAALDKHYGRLMEIIKKKGGVIGEKTRNILKVLDHSLEVNLKRVCLLKCLIVYLGEDGDNLIKDYLVVQKDEAWSQLQKCEMAVFVFREEKDCL comes from the exons ATGACAAGATTGTCAATGAGTTTTAAATTAAAGTCAGATATCCTGGAAAAAGTAGCTGAAGAGATGTTTAAGTACAAAGCCTACCCAACAGATGCTGACTTCAGTGACGTGGCCCAAGCATTAATCAAGAAGCACCCATGCATCTCTGAGACTGGTTCGTTCAACGGTTGCTATGGGTGGAAGCAGCACCTGAAAACTAAAATGGGCAACTACCGTACTCAGCTGAAGGGCATCGGGTGTTCTGAACTGCTTGTAAATTCATTCAAATCCAAAGCCCCAGGAGATGCATTGCCAGCAAAGAATGTCAAGAAACCTATAAGAGGAGAGGCCAACCACATTCCTGACATTCCTACTGGAGAGACCTCAGACAAATTGGAAAATGAGAGACTGTCACTTTTAAGTGAGGTGAAGAAGAGAAACAATCGTACAGTGATAAAGTCGAAAATGGACAAGACTTTTTCAGTGCGAAGACAAGAAATTGTGGAAAAGGAATTGGGAATGGAAGAGTTGAAAGAGAGATGGCCTGCATTGTTCTCAGTGGATGAG atcaatGCTGAATTTACAAGAATTACAACTGTGCCACTTCAACCGCGCTTCCTCGCTGCCTTGGACAAGCACTACGGCAGACTGATGGAGATCATCAAAAAAAAGGGAGGAGTTATCGGAGAGAAAACCCGGAACATACTGAAAGTTCTTGATCAC AGCCTTGAGGTGAATCTAAAAAGAGTGTGTCTGCTTAAGTGCCTGATTGTGTACCTTGGGGAAGATGGGGACAACCTTATCAAGGACTATCTG GTTGTTCAGAAGGATGAAGCTTGGTCCCAGCTTCAGAAGTGCGAAATGGCAGTGTTTGTCTTCAGGGAGGAGAAGGATTGCCTCTAG